From a region of the Sandaracinaceae bacterium genome:
- a CDS encoding glutathione S-transferase family protein has translation MTNTNPVVLYHHPFSRAANVVWMLEELGIPYVLEYVDVLAGAQHSAEFHQKNPMGKLPTLVDGDATVTESAAIGLYLADRYSYGVLAPKVDEAARGTYLRWSLFAPSVIEPGCYAHMSKWDYKPGQAGWGTYENMLASVEEAIGSGPWLLGERFSMADVIFGGTVRYMLRFNMMEARPSFAAYAARLDARPASIAAAAKNNAIVAEHKLGG, from the coding sequence ATGACCAACACGAACCCCGTCGTCCTCTATCACCACCCCTTCAGCCGCGCGGCCAACGTCGTGTGGATGCTCGAAGAGCTGGGCATCCCCTACGTGCTCGAGTACGTCGACGTGCTCGCCGGCGCGCAGCACTCGGCCGAGTTCCACCAGAAGAACCCCATGGGCAAGCTGCCCACCCTGGTGGACGGCGACGCCACCGTCACCGAGAGCGCGGCCATCGGGCTGTACCTGGCGGACCGCTACTCGTACGGCGTGCTCGCCCCGAAGGTAGACGAGGCCGCGCGCGGCACCTACCTGCGCTGGAGCCTGTTCGCGCCGTCGGTCATCGAGCCCGGTTGTTATGCGCACATGTCCAAGTGGGACTACAAGCCCGGCCAGGCCGGCTGGGGCACTTACGAGAACATGCTGGCCTCGGTGGAGGAGGCCATCGGCAGCGGACCGTGGCTGCTGGGCGAGCGCTTCAGCATGGCGGACGTCATCTTCGGCGGCACCGTGCGCTACATGCTGCGCTTCAACATGATGGAGGCGCGGCCATCGTTCGCGGCCTACGCGGCCCGTCTCGACGCGCGGCCAGCGTCCATCGCGGCAGCCGCCAAGAACAACGCCATCGTGGCAGAGCACAAGCTCGGGGGCTGA
- a CDS encoding DUF1428 domain-containing protein, protein MSYIDGFVIAVPTANKQKFLDHATEGDSLFIEFGALRVLECWGDDVPHGQVTDFYRAVGAKEDETVVFSWIEWPDKATRDAGMKKMFEDPRMSPELNPMPFDGKRMIFGGFVPLFELKK, encoded by the coding sequence ATGTCCTACATCGATGGATTCGTGATCGCGGTCCCCACCGCCAACAAGCAGAAGTTCCTGGACCACGCCACGGAGGGCGACAGCCTCTTCATCGAGTTCGGCGCGCTGCGGGTGCTCGAGTGTTGGGGCGATGACGTCCCCCACGGCCAGGTCACGGACTTCTATCGCGCGGTGGGGGCGAAGGAGGACGAGACGGTGGTCTTCTCGTGGATCGAGTGGCCCGACAAGGCCACGCGCGACGCGGGCATGAAGAAGATGTTCGAGGACCCGCGCATGTCACCCGAGCTCAACCCCATGCCGTTCGACGGCAAGCGCATGATCTTCGGGGGCTTCGTGCCGCTGTTCGAGCTGAAGAAGTAG